A window from Roseburia sp. 499 encodes these proteins:
- the purF gene encoding amidophosphoribosyltransferase — MNNDKIEKNISGDELHEECGVFGMYDFDGNDVASTIYYGLFALQHRGQESCGIAVSETSGPKGKVTSYKGMGLVNEVFTEENLEAMKGDIGVGHVRYSTAGASTRENAQPLVLNYVKGTLALAHNGNLINAKELRHDLEYTGAIFQTTIDSEVIAYHIARERLNSKTVEEAVGRAIRKIKGAFSLVVMSPRKLIGARDPFGFKPLCIGKRDNAYILASETCALDTIGAEYVRDVLPGEIVTITPEGIQSDTSLCLPKEQEARCIFEYIYFARPDSHIDGVSVYGSRIKAGRFLAMDSPVEADLVVGVPESGNAAALGYSMESGIPYGTAFVKNGYVGRTFIKPKQSNRESSVKVKLNVLEESVRGKRVIMIDDSIVRGTTSDRIVKMLREAGATEVHVRISSPPFLWPCYFGTDIPEREQLIAYNRTIEEIRDIIGADSLGYLGIDRLTELSEGLPICTGCFNGKYPMEPPKEDIRGDYEK; from the coding sequence ATGAACAACGATAAGATAGAAAAAAATATTTCAGGAGATGAATTGCATGAAGAGTGCGGCGTCTTCGGAATGTATGATTTTGATGGAAATGATGTAGCTTCCACCATATATTATGGATTGTTTGCATTACAGCACAGAGGACAGGAAAGCTGTGGTATTGCAGTCAGTGAGACAAGTGGTCCTAAGGGAAAGGTTACTTCCTATAAGGGAATGGGACTGGTAAATGAGGTATTTACGGAAGAGAATCTGGAGGCAATGAAGGGAGATATCGGTGTAGGTCATGTACGTTACTCTACTGCCGGAGCATCTACCAGAGAAAATGCACAGCCTTTGGTGTTGAATTATGTAAAAGGAACATTGGCATTAGCGCATAACGGTAACTTAATTAATGCGAAAGAACTTCGCCATGATTTGGAATATACCGGAGCAATTTTCCAGACAACCATTGACTCTGAGGTAATTGCATATCATATTGCAAGAGAACGTTTGAACAGCAAGACTGTAGAAGAAGCAGTGGGACGTGCGATTAGAAAGATTAAGGGTGCGTTTTCATTGGTTGTTATGAGTCCAAGAAAGCTGATTGGAGCAAGAGACCCGTTTGGATTCAAGCCTCTTTGTATTGGAAAACGTGATAATGCATATATTTTGGCATCCGAGACCTGTGCCCTTGATACCATTGGTGCAGAGTATGTAAGAGATGTGCTTCCGGGAGAGATTGTAACAATTACACCGGAAGGAATTCAGTCGGATACAAGTCTGTGTCTGCCAAAAGAGCAGGAAGCAAGATGTATTTTTGAATATATTTATTTTGCAAGACCGGATAGCCATATTGACGGCGTAAGCGTATATGGCTCCAGAATCAAAGCAGGACGTTTTCTTGCTATGGATTCACCGGTAGAAGCTGATTTAGTAGTTGGTGTACCGGAATCCGGTAACGCAGCAGCACTTGGATATTCCATGGAATCCGGAATCCCTTATGGAACAGCTTTTGTAAAGAACGGATATGTAGGTCGTACCTTTATTAAGCCAAAGCAGAGCAATCGCGAATCCAGTGTAAAGGTAAAATTAAATGTGTTAGAAGAGTCGGTAAGAGGAAAACGTGTCATTATGATTGACGATTCCATTGTACGTGGAACCACCTCCGACCGAATTGTAAAGATGCTTCGTGAAGCAGGAGCAACAGAGGTGCATGTGAGAATATCTTCTCCACCATTCTTATGGCCATGCTATTTTGGAACCGATATTCCGGAGAGAGAACAGTTAATTGCTTATAATCGTACCATCGAAGAAATTCGTGATATTATTGGTGCAGACAGCCTTGGTTATCTTGGAATCGACCGCCTGACAGAATTGTCAGAGGGACTTCCAATTTGTACCGGATGCTTTAACGGAAAATATCCAATGGAACCGCCAAAAGAAGATATTCGCGGGGACTACGAGAAATAA
- a CDS encoding GrpB family protein: MPLGLKIGTVAIEPHRIEWEISAQEIIGILKEVLKEDIIDAQHIGSTSIKSICAKPIVDIVVGVSSFDKIMQHNDVLKEKGIVYRREDHPGQHLYFCGDIENGIQTHYIHVVIWGQENWNNYINMRDYLNAHEDRAKEYSELKERLAKIYPEDRIAYTNGKSALIEDILRCAEEWRKEQ; this comes from the coding sequence ATGCCATTAGGATTAAAAATAGGAACTGTTGCAATTGAACCACATAGAATTGAGTGGGAAATATCAGCTCAAGAGATAATAGGAATATTGAAAGAAGTATTGAAGGAAGATATTATTGATGCACAACATATTGGTAGTACATCAATAAAGAGTATCTGTGCGAAACCCATTGTGGATATTGTCGTTGGGGTCAGTAGTTTTGATAAAATCATGCAGCATAATGATGTTTTAAAGGAAAAAGGGATAGTCTATCGTAGAGAAGACCATCCTGGGCAACATTTATATTTTTGTGGAGATATAGAGAACGGTATTCAAACACACTATATTCATGTGGTTATTTGGGGACAAGAGAACTGGAATAATTATATTAATATGCGTGATTATTTGAATGCACATGAGGATAGAGCTAAGGAGTATTCAGAACTAAAAGAACGTTTAGCTAAGATATATCCAGAGGATAGGATTGCGTATACAAATGGCAAGAGTGCGCTTATTGAAGATATCTTACGGTGTGCAGAAGAATGGCGTAAGGAACAATAG
- a CDS encoding IS1634 family transposase produces the protein MYICITGSKNNKDVYIKQSYRKDNGKTSSRIYKKLGKYNDLLEQFSGDEKEMMAWAKKEAEKETNLFNQRKEKVSVSFSPLSRIPLEEDRFFNVGYLFLQQLCSELRLDNICRNIRTRHKFNYDFHAILTDLIYARILSPSSKLSSYSYCQSLLEPPKYSLQNLYRALSVIAQESDFIQEELYKNSNFIHPRNQRILYYDCTNYYFEIEEEDSIKKYGKSKENRPNPIVTMGLFMDADGIPLAFDIFPGNQNEQTTLKPLEKKILQDFNCSDFIFCSDAGLGSADNRRFNSIGNRSYIITHSLKKMKKEDRDIAMNPTQFRKTGTTSFVDLRTLDETDEEVFNSIYYKEVPVVTGDMDETLIVTYSPKYKAYQRKVRARQIERAEKLIASPGSKRKGKNQNDPMRFVKKTLVTTDGEIAENQVYGLDEDLIRKEELYDGFYAVITNLEGDINEIIKINKQRWEIEENFRIMKTEFEARPVYVRRDDRIKAHFMTCYISLLLYRLLEKKLESDFTCSQILETLRNMNVTLLSKDGGYIPSYKRTKLTDALHNAFGFRTDFEFLSKAFMRTIIKQTKQIK, from the coding sequence ATGTATATATGTATTACTGGCAGCAAAAATAACAAAGATGTTTATATCAAACAATCTTACCGCAAAGATAATGGAAAGACTTCTTCCCGCATCTATAAGAAACTCGGAAAATACAACGATCTTTTAGAACAGTTTTCTGGAGACGAAAAAGAAATGATGGCATGGGCTAAAAAGGAAGCCGAAAAAGAAACAAATCTTTTTAATCAGAGAAAAGAGAAAGTGTCCGTTTCTTTTTCACCTCTTTCACGCATTCCATTGGAGGAAGATAGATTTTTTAATGTCGGATATCTGTTTTTACAGCAGCTCTGTAGCGAATTAAGACTGGATAACATCTGCAGAAACATTCGTACCCGCCATAAATTCAACTATGATTTTCATGCCATCCTTACAGATTTGATTTATGCCAGAATTCTTTCCCCATCCAGTAAACTGAGCAGCTATTCTTACTGCCAATCTCTCCTGGAACCACCAAAATATTCTCTTCAAAATCTGTATCGCGCACTCTCTGTTATTGCACAGGAATCCGATTTCATACAAGAAGAGCTCTACAAGAACTCTAACTTCATACATCCAAGAAATCAACGTATCCTCTATTATGACTGCACGAATTACTACTTTGAAATTGAAGAAGAAGACAGCATCAAAAAGTATGGAAAAAGCAAAGAAAACCGTCCAAACCCGATTGTTACTATGGGCTTGTTTATGGATGCAGATGGCATTCCTTTAGCCTTTGACATTTTTCCTGGAAATCAGAATGAGCAGACAACATTAAAACCATTAGAGAAAAAGATTCTTCAGGATTTTAACTGCAGCGATTTTATCTTTTGTTCCGATGCGGGTCTCGGCAGTGCAGACAACCGACGTTTTAACAGCATTGGAAATCGTTCATACATCATCACACACTCTTTGAAAAAAATGAAAAAAGAGGATCGTGATATTGCCATGAATCCAACACAGTTCCGAAAAACAGGAACAACTTCATTTGTTGATCTTCGCACTTTGGATGAAACAGACGAAGAGGTCTTCAACTCTATCTATTACAAGGAAGTTCCCGTTGTTACAGGAGACATGGATGAGACCCTCATTGTCACCTACTCTCCTAAATATAAGGCATATCAGAGAAAAGTACGTGCCCGTCAGATTGAACGTGCCGAAAAGCTTATTGCCTCTCCGGGTTCAAAGCGAAAAGGAAAAAATCAAAACGACCCTATGCGCTTTGTCAAAAAGACATTAGTCACTACTGATGGCGAGATTGCTGAAAATCAGGTCTATGGGCTTGATGAAGATTTGATTCGAAAAGAAGAGCTATATGATGGCTTCTATGCTGTTATCACAAATCTTGAAGGAGATATCAATGAGATTATAAAGATCAACAAACAACGCTGGGAGATTGAAGAAAACTTCCGTATTATGAAGACGGAATTCGAAGCACGGCCTGTGTACGTTAGAAGAGATGACCGTATCAAGGCTCATTTTATGACATGTTATATCAGCCTGCTTCTCTATCGTCTGCTTGAGAAAAAACTTGAATCAGACTTCACCTGCAGCCAGATATTGGAAACCTTAAGAAATATGAATGTGACACTGTTGTCAAAAGACGGTGGATATATACCATCGTATAAACGCACAAAACTTACCGATGCTTTACACAATGCATTCGGATTTAGGACAGACTTTGAATTCCTCTCAAAAGCTTTCATGCGAACCATCATAAAACAAACAAAACAGATTAAATAG
- the eno gene encoding phosphopyruvate hydratase gives MSFCLKITDVHAREVLDSRGNPTVEAEVTVQTVTTGKHTKGRASVPSGASTGQFEAVELRDGEPRYFGLGVQKAVKHVNDKINKILIGKNALNQVEIDRCLIAEDGTDDKINLGANAMLSVSLATARAAAEAMELPLYQYLGGTNARRMPVPMMNILNGGRHADNTVDFQEFMIMPVGAKAWEEALRMCAEVYHNLKKICEEKGLSTAVGDEGGFAPDLPDTFAVLELIMEAVKASGYVPGEDFKIALDAASSELYNEKTGMYHFPGESKLKGEEVVRDTQEMINYYEKLIEKFPIISIEDGLAEEDWDGWKALAERIGERVQLVGDDLFVTNTRRLDLGIKMGAANAILVKVNQIGTLTEAMEAIELAHRNGYRAVISHRSGETEDTFIADLAVAVNAGQIKTGAPCRGERTAKYNQLLRIEEQLGCVAEYKNPFDKF, from the coding sequence ATGAGCTTTTGTTTGAAAATCACAGACGTACATGCAAGAGAAGTGTTGGATTCCAGAGGAAATCCAACCGTGGAAGCAGAAGTTACCGTACAGACTGTTACTACCGGAAAGCACACCAAAGGGCGTGCCTCCGTACCTTCCGGAGCATCGACCGGACAGTTTGAAGCGGTGGAATTAAGAGACGGGGAGCCTCGTTACTTTGGACTTGGTGTGCAAAAGGCAGTGAAACATGTCAATGACAAGATAAACAAAATATTGATAGGAAAGAATGCGTTGAATCAAGTGGAAATTGACCGGTGCCTTATTGCAGAAGATGGAACGGATGACAAAATCAACTTAGGAGCAAATGCTATGTTGAGTGTGTCTCTGGCAACGGCAAGAGCAGCGGCAGAAGCCATGGAACTGCCTTTATACCAATATCTTGGGGGAACCAATGCGAGACGAATGCCGGTTCCCATGATGAATATTTTAAATGGAGGCCGTCACGCTGATAATACCGTAGATTTTCAAGAATTTATGATTATGCCGGTAGGAGCAAAAGCATGGGAAGAAGCACTTCGTATGTGTGCGGAGGTCTATCATAACCTGAAAAAAATATGTGAAGAAAAAGGACTTTCTACTGCAGTAGGGGATGAAGGTGGATTTGCACCGGACTTACCGGATACGTTTGCAGTGCTGGAACTGATTATGGAGGCAGTGAAGGCATCGGGATATGTCCCGGGCGAAGATTTTAAGATTGCATTAGATGCAGCATCCAGTGAACTTTATAATGAAAAAACAGGAATGTATCATTTTCCCGGGGAATCGAAATTAAAGGGAGAAGAAGTGGTACGGGATACGCAGGAAATGATAAACTATTATGAAAAACTCATCGAAAAATTTCCTATTATCTCTATTGAAGATGGATTGGCAGAAGAGGACTGGGATGGATGGAAAGCATTGGCGGAGCGTATCGGAGAAAGAGTACAGCTGGTAGGCGATGATTTGTTTGTTACCAATACCAGACGCCTGGACTTAGGAATTAAGATGGGAGCAGCCAATGCCATTTTAGTAAAAGTAAATCAGATTGGAACCTTGACAGAAGCTATGGAAGCAATTGAACTTGCCCACAGAAATGGCTATCGTGCAGTAATATCCCATCGCTCAGGAGAAACAGAAGACACCTTTATTGCAGATTTGGCAGTAGCAGTAAATGCCGGACAGATTAAGACGGGAGCTCCATGTCGTGGAGAGCGTACCGCGAAGTACAATCAGCTTCTTAGAATCGAAGAACAGCTAGGTTGTGTGGCTGAGTATAAGAATCCGTTTGACAAGTTTTAG
- the purB gene encoding adenylosuccinate lyase: MSTDRYNSPLSERYASKEMQYIFSPDMKFRTWRKLWIALAETEMELGLSENGKPVITQEQIDEMKSHVDDINYDVAKEREKLVRHDVMSHVYAYGQQCPKAAGIIHLGATSCYVGDNTDIIVMNEALKLVHKKLVNVIAELGKFADAYKDLPTLAFTHFQPAQPTTVGKRATLWAQEFIMDLEDLEYVQNSLKLLGSKGTTGTQASFQELFAGDQETIDKIDPMIAKKMGFEECYAVSGQTYSRKVDTRVANVLAGIAASAHKMSNDIRLLQHLKEVEEPFEKNQIGSSAMAYKRNPMRSERIASLSRYVMVDALNPAITSATQWFERTLDDSANKRLSIPEGFLAIDGILDLCLNVVDGLVVYDKVIRKHMMAELPFMATENIMMDAVKNGGNRQEMHEKIRQLSMEAGKNVKVEGKDNNLLELIAADPAFNLSLDELQKSMDPSKYVGRAPLQVEKFLQNVVNPVLEKNKDVLGMTAEINV; encoded by the coding sequence ATGTCAACAGATAGATATAACAGCCCATTATCTGAACGTTATGCAAGTAAAGAGATGCAGTACATTTTTTCCCCGGACATGAAGTTCCGTACATGGAGAAAACTGTGGATTGCCCTTGCTGAAACAGAAATGGAATTGGGATTAAGCGAGAATGGAAAACCAGTCATTACACAGGAACAGATTGACGAAATGAAGAGCCATGTGGATGATATTAACTATGATGTAGCCAAAGAAAGAGAAAAACTGGTACGTCATGATGTTATGAGCCATGTATATGCATATGGACAGCAGTGTCCAAAGGCAGCAGGAATCATCCATTTAGGAGCAACATCTTGTTATGTTGGTGACAATACAGATATTATTGTTATGAATGAGGCATTAAAGCTTGTTCATAAGAAGTTGGTAAATGTAATTGCAGAACTTGGTAAGTTTGCAGATGCTTATAAAGACCTGCCAACACTGGCATTTACACATTTCCAGCCGGCACAGCCTACTACAGTAGGAAAGCGTGCGACTCTTTGGGCTCAGGAATTTATTATGGACTTAGAGGATTTGGAATATGTACAGAACAGTCTGAAACTGTTAGGTTCTAAGGGAACTACAGGAACACAGGCAAGTTTCCAGGAATTATTTGCAGGAGATCAGGAGACTATCGATAAGATTGATCCTATGATTGCAAAGAAAATGGGATTTGAGGAATGTTATGCAGTATCCGGTCAGACCTATTCCAGAAAGGTAGATACCAGAGTTGCTAATGTTTTGGCAGGAATCGCAGCAAGTGCTCATAAGATGTCTAATGACATTCGTTTGTTACAGCACTTAAAGGAAGTAGAAGAGCCATTTGAAAAGAATCAGATTGGTTCCTCCGCTATGGCATATAAGAGAAATCCAATGCGTTCTGAGCGTATTGCATCTTTGTCTCGCTATGTAATGGTGGATGCATTGAATCCGGCAATTACTTCTGCTACTCAGTGGTTTGAGAGAACTTTGGATGATTCTGCAAACAAGCGTCTTTCCATTCCGGAAGGATTCCTTGCAATCGATGGAATTTTAGATTTGTGCCTCAACGTAGTAGATGGACTTGTAGTATATGATAAGGTAATTCGCAAGCACATGATGGCAGAACTTCCATTTATGGCAACCGAAAACATTATGATGGACGCAGTAAAGAACGGTGGTAACCGTCAGGAAATGCATGAAAAGATTCGTCAGCTTTCTATGGAAGCAGGCAAGAATGTTAAGGTAGAAGGAAAAGACAACAATCTGTTAGAATTGATTGCTGCTGACCCTGCATTCAATTTGTCATTGGATGAACTTCAGAAGTCTATGGATCCGTCTAAGTATGTAGGACGTGCTCCGTTGCAGGTAGAGAAGTTCCTTCAGAACGTAGTAAATCCGGTACTTGAGAAAAATAAAGATGTACTTGGAATGACAGCAGAGATTAATGTATAA
- the secG gene encoding preprotein translocase subunit SecG, whose translation MAVLKTVLQVAFIIISIALTVIVLMQEGKQTGLGAIAGSSETYWSKNKGRSVEGMLVKITRVLVILFLVIAAVLNIGSF comes from the coding sequence GTGGCAGTATTAAAAACAGTTTTGCAGGTTGCATTTATTATAATCAGTATTGCACTGACAGTTATCGTTTTAATGCAGGAAGGCAAGCAGACAGGACTTGGCGCAATTGCAGGAAGTTCTGAGACATACTGGAGCAAGAATAAAGGTCGTTCCGTAGAAGGAATGCTCGTGAAGATTACCAGAGTGTTGGTAATCTTGTTTCTGGTGATTGCAGCAGTATTAAATATTGGAAGTTTTTAA
- the rnr gene encoding ribonuclease R, which translates to MEKELLEKRKQAVYELMCNDMYVPMKIKELAILMNVPREDRPDLEEVLNALMAEGKIELSKRGKYSKAEGTFLVGTFTGNIRGFGFVTVEGENEDIFIPETQVNGAMHGDTVQVVLSTGKVAEGKRKEGTVVKILARGTVQVVGTFQKSKNFGFVVPDNQKFGQDIFVPIERSKGAVDGHKVVVELTDYGKKNRKPEGKVMEIIGHINDPGTDIMSIVKGYDLPVEFPEKVLKQADTEAKPVSTADMAGRMDVRDWQMVTIDGEDAKDLDDAITITKEGDKYRLGVHIADVTNYVQERSALDVEALERGTSVYLVDRVIPMLPHTLSNGICSLNAGEDRLALSCIMLIDKKGNVVDHKIAETVVRVDRRMSYTSVKKILVDHDEAEIEEYKELVPMFELMQELAAILREKRRKRGSIDFDFPETKIILDKQGKPLEVKPYERNVATKIIEDFMLIANETVAQDYFWQELPFVYRTHDTPDPEKIQKLSLFINNFGYTIKNGQEEIHPKELQKLLGKIEDTPEEALISRLTLRSMKQAKYTVTSTGHFGLATQYYCHFTSPIRRYPDLQIHRIIKENLRGKLNEKRIEHYDKILPDVASHSSEMERRADEAERETEKLKKVEYMEKHIGETFEGVISSITAWGIYVELPNTIEGMIHVTNLTDDYYHYEEETYEMVGEATGKRYKLGQKIEVVVDNADKFMRTIDFVLPEKEE; encoded by the coding sequence ATGGAGAAAGAATTACTGGAGAAAAGAAAACAGGCAGTTTATGAACTGATGTGTAATGATATGTATGTTCCCATGAAGATAAAGGAACTGGCGATTCTCATGAATGTTCCAAGAGAGGACAGGCCTGATTTAGAGGAAGTATTGAATGCTCTGATGGCAGAAGGTAAGATTGAACTTTCTAAGAGAGGAAAATATTCTAAAGCAGAGGGAACATTTCTGGTGGGAACTTTTACCGGAAATATTCGTGGATTTGGTTTTGTTACGGTGGAAGGTGAGAATGAAGATATTTTTATTCCGGAAACACAGGTAAACGGTGCTATGCACGGAGATACGGTGCAGGTGGTCTTGTCTACGGGAAAAGTGGCAGAAGGAAAGCGTAAGGAAGGAACGGTAGTCAAGATTCTGGCAAGAGGAACCGTACAGGTAGTAGGAACCTTTCAGAAAAGCAAGAATTTTGGGTTTGTAGTACCGGATAATCAGAAATTCGGACAGGATATTTTTGTCCCGATAGAACGTTCTAAGGGAGCGGTAGATGGTCATAAGGTAGTAGTAGAACTTACGGATTATGGGAAGAAGAATCGAAAGCCGGAAGGAAAGGTCATGGAGATTATCGGTCATATCAACGACCCGGGAACGGATATTATGTCTATTGTAAAGGGATATGATTTGCCCGTGGAGTTTCCGGAAAAAGTGCTAAAGCAGGCTGATACAGAGGCAAAGCCTGTCAGCACTGCGGATATGGCAGGGCGTATGGATGTTCGTGACTGGCAGATGGTAACCATAGACGGGGAAGATGCTAAAGACTTGGATGATGCTATTACCATTACGAAAGAGGGCGATAAGTATCGTTTAGGCGTACACATTGCGGATGTTACCAATTATGTACAAGAACGCAGTGCATTAGATGTAGAAGCGTTGGAACGTGGAACCAGTGTCTATCTGGTAGATCGTGTGATTCCTATGTTGCCGCATACCCTTTCCAATGGAATCTGTTCCTTGAATGCAGGAGAAGACCGATTGGCATTAAGCTGTATTATGCTTATTGATAAAAAGGGAAATGTAGTAGACCATAAGATTGCAGAAACAGTGGTAAGAGTAGACCGTCGTATGAGTTATACCAGTGTGAAAAAGATTCTGGTAGATCATGACGAAGCCGAAATAGAAGAATATAAAGAACTGGTGCCAATGTTTGAATTGATGCAGGAATTGGCAGCAATTTTGCGAGAAAAGCGTAGAAAAAGAGGTTCCATCGATTTTGATTTTCCGGAGACAAAGATTATTCTGGATAAGCAGGGAAAACCATTGGAAGTAAAGCCTTATGAGCGAAATGTAGCTACCAAGATTATTGAGGACTTTATGTTGATTGCCAATGAAACAGTGGCACAGGATTATTTTTGGCAGGAACTTCCTTTTGTATATCGTACCCATGATACGCCTGACCCGGAAAAGATTCAGAAGTTGAGTCTTTTTATCAATAATTTTGGATATACCATTAAAAACGGCCAGGAAGAGATTCATCCAAAGGAGTTGCAGAAGCTTTTAGGCAAAATTGAGGATACACCGGAAGAGGCGCTAATTAGCCGTTTGACCTTACGCTCTATGAAACAGGCAAAATACACAGTAACCAGTACAGGACATTTTGGACTGGCTACCCAGTATTACTGTCATTTCACATCCCCAATCCGCCGTTATCCTGACTTACAGATTCACCGTATTATCAAGGAAAATCTGCGAGGAAAGCTGAATGAAAAGCGGATTGAGCATTACGATAAGATACTTCCGGATGTGGCATCCCATTCCAGTGAGATGGAACGAAGGGCAGATGAAGCAGAACGGGAAACAGAAAAGCTGAAAAAGGTAGAATATATGGAGAAACACATCGGAGAGACTTTTGAGGGTGTTATTTCCAGTATTACTGCCTGGGGCATCTATGTAGAACTTCCGAATACCATAGAAGGTATGATTCATGTAACGAATCTGACAGATGATTATTATCATTACGAAGAAGAAACCTATGAAATGGTAGGAGAAGCTACAGGGAAACGTTATAAATTAGGGCAGAAAATAGAAGTAGTGGTAGATAACGCTGACAAGTTTATGCGTACCATTGACTTTGTACTGCCGGAAAAGGAAGAATAG
- the smpB gene encoding SsrA-binding protein SmpB: MGKDSIKLIANNKKAFHDYFIEDKYEAGISLAGTEVKSLRMGKCSVKESFIRIEKGEVIIYGMHISPYEKGNIFNKDPLRPRKLLLHKHEINKIAGKMAEKGYTVVPLQVYFKGSLVKVEIALARGKKLYDKRQDIAKKDQRRESEREFKVKNLY, translated from the coding sequence ATGGGGAAAGATAGTATTAAGTTGATTGCCAATAATAAAAAGGCATTTCATGATTATTTTATTGAAGATAAGTATGAAGCTGGTATCAGCCTTGCCGGTACGGAGGTAAAGTCTCTCCGTATGGGCAAGTGCTCCGTAAAGGAATCCTTCATAAGAATTGAGAAGGGCGAGGTTATTATTTACGGAATGCATATCAGTCCCTATGAAAAGGGAAATATTTTTAACAAAGATCCATTGCGTCCAAGAAAACTGTTATTGCATAAGCATGAGATTAATAAAATAGCAGGAAAAATGGCGGAAAAAGGTTATACAGTAGTGCCATTGCAGGTATACTTCAAGGGGAGCCTGGTAAAAGTAGAGATTGCATTGGCAAGAGGAAAGAAATTGTATGATAAGCGTCAGGATATTGCCAAAAAGGATCAGAGAAGAGAATCAGAGCGGGAGTTTAAGGTCAAAAACTTATATTAA
- a CDS encoding phosphoribosylaminoimidazolesuccinocarboxamide synthase — protein MSIQEFKPVKEGKVREVYDNGDNLIIVATDRISAFDVILKNKVTKKGAILTQMSKFWFDFTKDIVPNHMLSVDVKDMPEFFQDEKFDGNSMMCKKLEMLPIECIVRGYITGSGWASYQENGTVCGIKLPEGLKESDKLPEPIYTPSTKAEIGDHDENISFERSVEVLEKIYPGKGADYAQQIKDCTIALYKKCAEYALSKGIIIADTKFEFGLDENGKVVLGDEMLTPDSSRFWPLEGYESGKSQPSFDKQFVRDWLKQNPDSDYLLPQEVVDKTVDKYKEAYELLTGKKFV, from the coding sequence ATGAGTATTCAGGAATTTAAACCGGTAAAAGAAGGAAAGGTACGTGAAGTTTATGATAACGGAGACAATCTGATTATTGTAGCGACAGACAGAATTTCTGCTTTTGATGTTATTTTAAAGAACAAAGTTACAAAGAAAGGTGCAATCCTTACACAGATGTCTAAGTTTTGGTTTGATTTTACAAAAGACATTGTGCCGAACCATATGCTTTCCGTGGATGTAAAAGATATGCCAGAATTTTTCCAGGATGAAAAGTTTGATGGTAATAGCATGATGTGCAAAAAGTTAGAGATGCTTCCAATTGAGTGTATCGTACGTGGATATATTACAGGAAGTGGTTGGGCAAGTTATCAGGAAAACGGAACTGTTTGTGGAATTAAGCTTCCGGAAGGATTAAAAGAGTCTGACAAGTTGCCGGAACCGATTTACACACCAAGTACTAAGGCGGAAATTGGAGATCATGATGAGAATATTTCCTTCGAAAGAAGTGTAGAAGTATTAGAGAAGATTTATCCGGGAAAAGGTGCTGATTATGCACAGCAGATTAAAGATTGTACGATTGCATTATATAAAAAATGTGCAGAGTATGCATTAAGCAAAGGTATTATTATTGCAGATACTAAGTTTGAATTTGGTTTGGATGAAAATGGAAAAGTCGTTCTGGGAGATGAGATGTTGACACCGGATAGTTCACGTTTCTGGCCATTAGAAGGATATGAATCAGGAAAGTCACAGCCATCCTTTGATAAGCAGTTTGTAAGAGATTGGTTGAAACAGAATCCGGACAGTGATTATTTATTACCACAGGAAGTTGTAGACAAGACAGTAGATAAATATAAAGAAGCATATGAATTATTAACCGGTAAAAAATTTGTATAA